The following proteins are co-located in the Carassius gibelio isolate Cgi1373 ecotype wild population from Czech Republic chromosome A9, carGib1.2-hapl.c, whole genome shotgun sequence genome:
- the LOC128019772 gene encoding gamma-crystallin M2-like, giving the protein MTTSGMNMCKVIFYEDKNFQGRSYECTSDCADMSPYLSRCHSCRVESGCFMMYDRPNYMGNQYFFRRGDYADYMSMFGMSDCIRSCRMIPMHRGSFRMRIYERENFMGQMYEMMDDCDSTMDRYRMPHCQSCHVMDGHWLMYEQPHYRGRMSYFRPGEYRSFRDMGSMRFMSMRRISDSFY; this is encoded by the exons ATGACTACATCAGGCATGAACATGTGCAAG GTCATCTTCTACGAGGACAAGAACTTCCAGGGTCGCTCTTATGAGTGTACAAGCGACTGTGCTGACATGTCCCCCTACTTGAGTCGCTGTCACTCTTGCAGAGTTGAGAGTGGATGCTTCATGATGTACGACCGTCCCAACTACATGGGAAATCAGTATTTCTTTAGGAGGGGAGACTATGCTGATTACATGTCTATGTTTGGAATGAGCGACTGCATCAGATCTTGCCGTATGATCCCCATG CACAGAGGATCCTTCAGAATGAGGATCTACGAGAGGGAGAACTTCATGGGGCAGATGTACGAGATGATGGATGACTGTGACAGTACCATGGACCGTTACCGTATGCCTCACTGCCAGTCCTGCCATGTGATGGACGGCCACTGGCTCATGTATGAGCAGCCccactacagaggcaggatgtcaTACTTCAGGCCTGGAGAGTACAGGAGCTTCAGAGATATGGGTAGCATGAGATTCATGAGCATGAGGCGTATCAGTGATTCcttctattaa
- the LOC128019767 gene encoding gamma-crystallin M2-like: MKVTFYEDRNFQGRSYDCMSDCGDFSSYMSRCHSCRVHSGCWMMYDQPNYMGNQYFFRRGEYADYMSMFGMSNCIRSCRMIPMHRGSYRMRIYERDNFMGQMYEMMDDCDNCMDRYRMPHCQSCHVMDGHWLMYEQPHYRGRMWYFRPGEYRSFSNMGGMRFMSMRRIMDSWY, from the exons ATGAAG GTCACATTTTATGAGGACAGGAACTTCCAGGGTCGCTCTTATGACTGTATGAGTGACTGTGGTGACTTCTCCTCCTACATGAGCCGCTGTCACTCTTGCAGAGTGCACAGTGGATGCTGGATGATGTACGATCAACCCAACTACATGGGAAATCAGTATTTCTTTAGAAGGGGAGAATATGCTGATTACATGTCTATGTTTGGAATGAGCAACTGCATCAGGTCCTGCCGTATGATCCCCATG CACAGGGGATCCTACAGAATGAGGATCTACGAGAGGGATAATTTCATGGGTCAGATGTATGAGATGATGGATGACTGTGACAACTGCATGGACCGTTATCGTATGCCTCACTGCCAGTCCTGCCATGTGATGGACGGCCACTGGCTCATGTATGAGCAGCCccactacagaggcaggatgtggTACTTCAGGCCTGGAGAGTACAGGAGCTTCAGCAATATGGGTGGCATGAGATTCATGAGCATGAGGCGTATCATGGACTCCTGGTACTAG